A genomic segment from Sulfitobacter mediterraneus encodes:
- a CDS encoding trimethylamine methyltransferase family protein, producing the protein MAEQARRGRTRGGGGAARRAERSAVSFETARYIERNIPNFEVLTEEALEIIEQNADTILEEVGVNFLDNPAALQRWRDAGADVDGERVRIPRGLARKLCATAPAQYTQHARNPERSVVVGGRNLVLAPVYGPPFVRDAAGGRRYATMADFNKFVKLAYMSKWLHHSGGTVCEPTDVPVNKRHLDMLFAHMTLSDKPFMGSVTEPSRAQDSVDMAGLLFGKDFVQDNTVMTSLININSPMTFDDVMMGALEVYAQNNQACIISPFIVGGAMAPVSVAGTLTQVLAETLAGIAYSQLIRPGAPVIMGAFVTSIDMNSGAPTFGTPEAAHITYGAGQLARRLGLPYRSAGSFCGSKLPDAQAAYETANSLNMGLLSGVNFMLHSCGWLEGGLVSSFEKFVMDADQLGTLHHLAKGVSVDENAQAMDAIREVGPGGHYLGCDHTQNNFKSAFWKSDLLDYKPFETWEDEGARDTQVLASLRVEKMLADYQQPALDPAIRESLEAYVAEKKAAEPDSFM; encoded by the coding sequence ATGGCGGAACAAGCACGGCGCGGACGGACACGCGGGGGCGGCGGCGCAGCACGGCGGGCAGAGCGCAGCGCGGTTTCTTTTGAGACTGCACGCTATATTGAACGCAACATCCCCAATTTCGAGGTGCTGACCGAAGAGGCGCTTGAGATCATCGAACAGAATGCCGATACCATTCTGGAAGAAGTCGGCGTGAACTTTCTCGACAATCCGGCGGCCTTGCAGCGCTGGCGTGATGCGGGTGCGGATGTCGACGGGGAGCGCGTGCGCATCCCGCGCGGCCTGGCCCGGAAACTCTGCGCGACAGCGCCGGCGCAGTATACCCAGCATGCCCGGAACCCGGAACGTTCCGTGGTCGTCGGCGGGCGCAACCTGGTGCTGGCCCCGGTCTATGGCCCGCCATTCGTGCGTGATGCCGCTGGCGGTCGCCGTTATGCCACGATGGCGGATTTCAACAAGTTCGTAAAACTGGCCTATATGTCCAAATGGCTGCACCATTCTGGCGGCACGGTGTGTGAGCCAACGGATGTGCCGGTGAACAAGCGCCATCTTGATATGCTGTTCGCTCATATGACGCTGAGCGACAAGCCGTTCATGGGTTCGGTAACAGAGCCAAGCCGCGCACAGGATTCGGTCGATATGGCCGGGCTGCTGTTTGGCAAGGATTTTGTCCAAGACAACACCGTGATGACCTCGCTCATCAACATCAACTCTCCGATGACGTTCGATGATGTGATGATGGGTGCGCTGGAGGTTTATGCGCAGAACAATCAGGCCTGCATCATTTCGCCCTTTATCGTGGGCGGCGCGATGGCACCTGTCTCTGTGGCGGGCACCCTCACGCAGGTTCTGGCCGAAACATTGGCCGGTATCGCCTATAGCCAGCTGATCCGCCCCGGCGCGCCAGTGATCATGGGGGCCTTTGTGACCTCGATTGATATGAACTCAGGTGCACCGACCTTTGGCACACCGGAAGCCGCGCATATCACCTATGGCGCGGGCCAGTTGGCGCGGCGTCTGGGGCTGCCTTACCGTTCTGCGGGGTCGTTCTGCGGCTCCAAACTGCCGGATGCGCAGGCGGCATATGAAACCGCGAACAGTCTGAATATGGGGCTGCTGTCGGGCGTGAACTTCATGCTGCACTCATGTGGCTGGCTCGAAGGCGGGCTTGTCAGCTCCTTCGAGAAGTTTGTCATGGATGCCGATCAGCTTGGCACTCTGCACCATTTGGCCAAGGGTGTGTCGGTGGACGAGAATGCACAAGCCATGGACGCCATTCGCGAAGTGGGTCCGGGCGGGCATTACCTTGGCTGTGACCACACCCAGAACAACTTCAAAAGCGCGTTCTGGAAATCCGATCTGCTGGATTACAAACCGTTTGAAACATGGGAAGACGAAGGTGCGCGGGACACGCAAGTCCTTGCCAGCCTGCGGGTTGAAAAGATGCTGGCAGATTATCAGCAGCCAGCGCTTGACCCTGCGATCCGCGAATCCCTTGAGGCCTATGTCGCGGAAAAGAAAGCGGCGGAGCCTGACAGCTTTATGTGA
- a CDS encoding DUF6477 family protein, producing the protein MRDPLSILARLHRPALLMRAARIGAQEYKRQIHLPRLLGYGALPRHGAALFKLIELEADLDDQRKTSDAAYHLLRHIDVLIAVVGEAQILRASLDRSAAQKPGADHIKLSGSAAFFSAT; encoded by the coding sequence ATGAGAGATCCCCTTTCCATATTGGCCAGGTTGCACCGCCCGGCCCTATTGATGCGGGCGGCACGGATCGGCGCACAAGAGTACAAACGCCAGATCCACCTGCCGCGCCTTCTGGGCTACGGGGCGTTGCCGCGCCATGGGGCGGCTCTTTTCAAACTGATTGAGCTGGAAGCGGACTTGGATGATCAACGCAAGACATCCGACGCGGCCTATCATTTGCTACGCCATATCGACGTGCTGATTGCCGTGGTGGGTGAGGCGCAAATCTTGCGCGCCTCACTCGATCGTTCAGCGGCCCAAAAGCCGGGCGCGGATCACATAAAGCTGTCAGGCTCCGCCGCTTTCTTTTCCGCGACATAG
- a CDS encoding DUF6456 domain-containing protein, which translates to MSASNEMGNLRVSQKLPEWVPIGARNYLAHTEEGAPIRVLAREAGCHASTILRRIRKIEMCRDDPLIDAALCRLGAVRAKRPTTRPRQKDTIAMAQPEMTAIPDQSTLQREALRVLRRLAETGAVLAVAPEMEKAVVVRDIAGGGSTRTAVVDSGVAQAMALKNWITSISTGRVTRYQITRAGRAKLTAMLKHPPRAANGFAEAQSGFENTGTGWQDSHDPETDAPRRQRMRYCLAESPLSALSRRKDKDGKPFLSEPLVQAGERLREDFELAQMDSKVTQNWEGFLTAGTSTGRNGAQTGDSAPQAARARVAAALAHLGPGLSDVVLRCCCYLEGLETTEKRLGWSARSGKVVLRIALIRLRRHYDETIGARGPMIG; encoded by the coding sequence ATGAGTGCATCAAACGAGATGGGCAATCTGCGGGTTTCACAAAAACTGCCGGAATGGGTGCCAATCGGCGCACGCAATTATCTGGCCCATACCGAAGAAGGTGCGCCGATCCGCGTTCTGGCGCGGGAGGCGGGCTGCCATGCTTCGACCATTCTGCGGCGCATCCGCAAGATCGAGATGTGCCGTGATGACCCCCTGATTGATGCCGCTCTTTGCAGGCTTGGTGCGGTGCGTGCCAAGCGCCCAACGACCAGACCCAGACAAAAGGATACAATCGCAATGGCGCAACCGGAGATGACCGCAATTCCCGATCAATCAACATTGCAGCGCGAGGCCTTGCGGGTCTTGCGGCGATTGGCGGAAACGGGGGCCGTGCTGGCGGTCGCACCGGAAATGGAAAAGGCTGTTGTTGTGCGTGATATCGCGGGCGGCGGCAGCACCCGCACGGCTGTGGTGGACAGCGGTGTGGCACAGGCTATGGCACTCAAGAACTGGATCACATCGATCAGCACCGGCCGTGTGACACGGTATCAGATCACCCGTGCCGGGCGGGCCAAATTGACGGCGATGCTCAAACATCCTCCACGCGCGGCCAATGGTTTTGCCGAAGCGCAAAGCGGGTTCGAGAACACCGGCACCGGATGGCAAGACAGCCACGATCCTGAAACAGATGCGCCACGGCGCCAGCGTATGCGGTATTGTCTCGCCGAAAGCCCGCTTTCCGCGCTGTCGCGGCGCAAGGACAAGGACGGCAAACCGTTCTTGAGCGAGCCATTGGTGCAGGCCGGTGAACGGCTGCGCGAGGATTTTGAACTGGCACAGATGGACAGCAAGGTCACGCAGAACTGGGAAGGATTTCTGACCGCGGGGACATCCACCGGCCGGAACGGAGCCCAAACCGGTGACAGTGCACCGCAGGCGGCCCGGGCCCGTGTGGCGGCGGCGCTTGCTCATCTGGGGCCGGGACTGTCCGACGTGGTCTTGCGCTGCTGTTGTTATCTTGAGGGGTTGGAGACCACCGAGAAACGCTTGGGATGGTCGGCGCGATCTGGCAAAGTGGTGTTGCGGATCGCCCTTATCCGGCTGCGGCGTCACTACGATGAAACGATTGGCGCGCGAGGGCCGATGATCGGGTAG
- the lipA gene encoding lipoyl synthase produces the protein MRDLKIPEQRHPEKARKPDNAQPKKPAWIRVKAPGGKGYADTAKIMRDNKLVTVCEEAGCPNVGECWSQGHATMMIMGEVCTRACTFCNIATGKPPEALDSFEPGRVADAVAKLGLNHVVITSVDRDDIEDGGAEHFAQTIRAVRHRSPGTTIEILTPDFIRCDPKVLEQVVEARPDVFNHNLETVPGLYPEVRPGARYFHSLRLLQRVKEMDPSMFTKSGIMVGLGEDRQSVIQVMEDMRAADIDFLTIGQYLQPTPKHHRVDRFVHPDEFAAYEKAAYGKGFLMVSATPLTRSSYHAGDDFAKLRDARNAKLAKA, from the coding sequence ATGCGTGATCTGAAGATACCTGAACAGCGCCACCCCGAAAAAGCGCGCAAGCCTGACAATGCCCAGCCCAAGAAGCCGGCCTGGATCAGGGTCAAGGCACCGGGCGGCAAGGGATATGCCGACACCGCAAAGATCATGCGCGACAACAAGCTGGTGACGGTCTGCGAAGAGGCAGGTTGCCCGAACGTAGGTGAATGCTGGTCGCAAGGTCACGCCACGATGATGATCATGGGCGAAGTGTGCACACGCGCCTGTACCTTCTGCAACATCGCGACCGGTAAGCCGCCCGAGGCGCTGGATAGCTTTGAGCCCGGACGGGTGGCCGATGCCGTGGCGAAACTGGGCCTCAATCACGTGGTGATCACCTCCGTGGACCGGGACGATATCGAGGATGGCGGCGCCGAACACTTCGCCCAGACCATCCGCGCGGTGCGCCATCGCAGCCCCGGCACCACAATCGAGATCCTCACACCGGATTTTATCCGCTGCGATCCCAAAGTGCTGGAACAGGTGGTCGAGGCACGCCCCGACGTGTTCAATCACAACCTTGAAACCGTGCCGGGCCTCTATCCCGAAGTGCGCCCCGGCGCACGGTACTTCCATTCGCTGCGCCTATTGCAGCGGGTCAAGGAAATGGACCCTTCGATGTTCACCAAATCGGGCATCATGGTGGGCCTTGGGGAAGACCGCCAGTCAGTCATTCAGGTGATGGAAGACATGCGCGCCGCCGACATTGATTTTCTGACCATCGGTCAATATTTGCAGCCGACCCCCAAACATCACCGCGTGGATCGTTTTGTCCATCCCGATGAATTTGCCGCCTATGAAAAAGCGGCCTATGGCAAGGGCTTCCTGATGGTGTCAGCCACGCCGCTCACGCGGTCAAGCTATCACGCAGGTGACGATTTTGCGAAGCTGCGCGATGCCCGGAATGCAAAGCTGGCCAAAGCTTAA
- a CDS encoding c-type cytochrome gives MVKILGACAVIGAGLGWFLTAPDPLDPAFGAGLTADPEAGALVFAAGGCVSCHAAPGAEGDEKQVLAGGLPFASDFGTFYAPNISPDPNAGIGAWSLPGFARAVMRGVSPEGQHYYPAFPYAAYQHMQDQDVVNLFAYMQTLPADPTPSKAHDVGFPFSIRRSLGGWKLLFMKEDFVLSGNHSPEVMRGRYLAEGLAHCAECHTPRNALGGLDRSQWLAGAPNPSGKGRIPNITPGKLDWSESDLVAYFTTGFTPDYDSAGGEMAEVVSNLAQLPQSDREAIAAYLKAVPAIP, from the coding sequence TTGGTCAAAATCCTAGGGGCCTGCGCCGTGATCGGCGCGGGTCTGGGCTGGTTCCTCACCGCGCCTGATCCGCTTGACCCCGCGTTTGGCGCAGGTTTGACGGCCGATCCCGAGGCCGGCGCCTTGGTGTTTGCAGCAGGCGGTTGTGTCTCTTGCCATGCGGCGCCGGGCGCAGAAGGTGATGAGAAACAAGTGCTTGCTGGCGGTTTGCCCTTTGCCAGCGATTTTGGCACCTTCTATGCCCCCAATATTTCGCCCGATCCGAATGCCGGCATTGGCGCGTGGTCCCTGCCCGGTTTTGCCCGCGCTGTGATGCGTGGCGTATCTCCCGAGGGACAGCATTATTATCCTGCCTTTCCCTACGCGGCCTACCAGCACATGCAGGATCAGGACGTTGTGAACCTTTTTGCCTATATGCAAACGCTGCCTGCCGATCCGACGCCCAGCAAGGCGCATGATGTGGGCTTTCCGTTCAGCATCCGGCGGTCTTTGGGCGGATGGAAGTTGTTGTTTATGAAAGAGGATTTCGTGCTATCTGGGAATCACTCACCAGAGGTCATGCGCGGGCGTTACCTGGCAGAAGGCTTGGCTCATTGCGCCGAATGCCACACGCCACGCAACGCCTTGGGCGGTTTGGACCGGTCGCAATGGCTGGCGGGCGCGCCCAATCCCTCGGGCAAGGGTCGCATTCCCAACATCACACCGGGCAAGCTTGACTGGTCCGAAAGTGATCTGGTCGCCTATTTCACAACCGGTTTCACCCCGGATTATGACAGCGCGGGCGGCGAGATGGCCGAAGTGGTCAGCAATCTGGCGCAATTGCCGCAGAGCGACCGCGAAGCGATCGCGGCCTATCTCAAAGCCGTACCAGCGATCCCTTAA
- a CDS encoding c-type cytochrome encodes MKSLKKQTLVLTLSGALIATAGYAASHAATSSNKAVAARHAQMQMIGYHTGVLGAIAKGEAEFDAATVKAAAGNLHALAKMDGSTLWLEGTAQGEVDGSRAKAEIWTDAAGFAAKFADLEKASMDMMNAGDAAAVGAGMGAIGGACKACHETYRGPKN; translated from the coding sequence ATGAAATCGCTTAAGAAACAAACACTTGTTCTGACTTTGAGCGGCGCATTGATCGCCACCGCAGGATATGCTGCCAGCCATGCGGCCACATCCAGCAACAAGGCGGTTGCCGCACGGCACGCCCAGATGCAGATGATCGGCTATCACACTGGCGTTCTGGGCGCGATTGCCAAGGGTGAGGCCGAATTTGATGCTGCCACGGTTAAGGCCGCCGCCGGTAATCTTCATGCCTTGGCCAAGATGGATGGCTCCACGCTTTGGCTGGAAGGTACCGCGCAGGGCGAAGTGGACGGCTCGCGCGCCAAGGCGGAAATCTGGACAGATGCGGCAGGGTTTGCGGCGAAGTTTGCTGATCTAGAAAAGGCCAGCATGGACATGATGAACGCAGGTGATGCCGCTGCGGTTGGCGCTGGCATGGGGGCAATTGGCGGCGCATGCAAGGCGTGCCACGAGACCTATCGCGGCCCGAAAAACTGA
- the hpt gene encoding hypoxanthine phosphoribosyltransferase gives MTDRRYVIDEMISAKSIAARIEDLCKEIQQEFKGTDKLVVVGLLRGSFVFIADLVRELDLPIEVDFLEASSYGDGMESSREVRILKDLRGAIEGRDVLVVEDIVDTGHTLHHVTALLKSREPGRLKSIALLDKPSRREVDLKADWTGFEIPDEFVVGYGIDFAQRNRNLPFIGKVRFV, from the coding sequence ATGACAGATCGTCGCTATGTGATTGATGAAATGATCTCTGCCAAATCCATCGCGGCGCGGATTGAGGATTTGTGCAAGGAAATCCAGCAAGAGTTTAAAGGCACCGACAAACTGGTGGTTGTAGGGCTGCTGCGCGGATCTTTTGTGTTTATCGCCGATTTGGTGCGTGAACTGGATCTGCCGATCGAGGTCGATTTTCTGGAAGCCTCCAGCTATGGTGACGGCATGGAAAGCAGCAGAGAAGTGCGCATTCTCAAAGACTTGCGCGGCGCAATTGAAGGGCGCGATGTGCTTGTCGTTGAAGATATTGTTGACACCGGTCACACGCTTCATCACGTCACTGCCCTGCTGAAATCGCGTGAGCCGGGGCGGCTGAAGTCGATTGCCCTGCTCGACAAACCCAGCCGCCGCGAGGTCGATCTCAAGGCGGATTGGACCGGCTTTGAAATTCCGGATGAATTTGTTGTCGGCTACGGCATTGATTTTGCCCAACGCAACAGGAACCTGCCGTTCATCGGCAAAGTGCGGTTCGTGTGA
- a CDS encoding type II toxin-antitoxin system RatA family toxin produces the protein MPTHSETRQLPYSAQQMYNLVADVAKYPEFLPWTAAARIRSNEDRGDHWVMDADLVISFKVFRERFTSRVVLWPDQHRIDTEYLDGPFKHMHSNWKFEDVPGGCAVQFHVDFEFRNAILQKIIGVVFNEAMQRVVRAFEQRAEALYGAQG, from the coding sequence ATGCCAACCCATTCTGAAACCCGCCAATTGCCCTACAGCGCCCAGCAGATGTACAATCTGGTGGCAGATGTGGCGAAATATCCCGAATTCCTGCCCTGGACCGCCGCTGCACGGATCCGGTCCAACGAGGATCGAGGCGATCATTGGGTGATGGACGCCGATCTGGTGATCAGCTTCAAAGTGTTCCGTGAGCGATTCACCAGCCGTGTCGTGCTGTGGCCTGACCAGCATAGAATTGACACGGAATATCTGGATGGACCGTTCAAGCACATGCATTCCAATTGGAAATTCGAGGATGTGCCGGGCGGTTGTGCGGTGCAGTTTCACGTTGATTTCGAGTTTCGCAATGCGATCCTGCAAAAGATCATTGGCGTGGTGTTTAACGAGGCAATGCAACGGGTTGTGCGGGCGTTTGAACAACGGGCAGAGGCGCTTTACGGGGCGCAAGGCTGA
- a CDS encoding MmgE/PrpD family protein, producing the protein MDKTITDQLLKFRKAAVPEDAVAMMRLSLFDWAACGIAGAREPEFADFVKMQKRMATGQSTVLGGGHAPAATAALINGTLSHALDYDDTHFAHIGHPSVAVLPAVIALAEDVGAPLDVAVDAAAVGVESSILTGIWLGRAHYQIGYHQTATAGAFGATMGAARLLGLDKEELRHALGLCASMASGIKAQFGTMAKPLNAGLAARSGVEAALWAQGGMTAAQDGLAGPLGFGATHHGEAAEIKPGKGTWHLLSISHKFHACCHGLHAMLEALSTAEIDPDQIASVHIRTHPRWMSVCNIAEPTTGLAAKFSYAQTAAMALIGHATGAISNFTDEITKEPQVVDLRSKIKVSEEDRLSETQTEISVSLVGGGMRRLRHDLMAPMSFEDRSAKLQRKTADLLGQDRGASLWEAAQGDDLRALSDQLVMS; encoded by the coding sequence ATGGACAAAACCATCACGGATCAATTGTTGAAGTTTAGAAAAGCGGCCGTGCCAGAAGATGCAGTGGCCATGATGCGTCTGTCGCTGTTTGATTGGGCCGCCTGCGGGATTGCCGGTGCGCGGGAGCCTGAGTTCGCCGATTTTGTGAAGATGCAAAAACGGATGGCCACAGGTCAAAGTACGGTTCTTGGCGGGGGTCACGCGCCTGCGGCCACTGCTGCATTGATCAACGGCACGCTCAGCCATGCGCTGGATTACGACGACACACATTTTGCCCATATCGGCCATCCCTCCGTGGCGGTTTTGCCTGCGGTCATTGCCCTGGCTGAGGACGTTGGTGCACCGCTGGACGTGGCGGTGGATGCCGCGGCAGTTGGGGTGGAAAGCTCTATCTTAACAGGGATTTGGCTGGGCCGCGCTCATTACCAGATCGGCTACCACCAGACCGCAACGGCGGGTGCTTTCGGGGCCACCATGGGGGCTGCACGGCTGCTTGGGCTGGACAAAGAAGAGCTGCGCCATGCGCTTGGCCTTTGTGCGAGCATGGCCTCCGGGATTAAGGCGCAGTTCGGCACCATGGCCAAACCGCTCAACGCCGGATTGGCGGCCCGCAGCGGGGTTGAGGCCGCACTTTGGGCGCAGGGGGGTATGACCGCCGCGCAGGACGGATTGGCCGGACCGCTTGGTTTTGGTGCCACCCATCACGGCGAGGCGGCAGAGATCAAGCCGGGCAAAGGCACTTGGCACCTGCTCAGTATAAGCCACAAATTTCACGCTTGCTGTCACGGGCTTCATGCGATGCTTGAGGCGCTCAGCACCGCTGAGATTGACCCCGATCAAATCGCATCGGTGCATATCCGCACCCATCCGCGCTGGATGTCGGTGTGCAACATCGCGGAACCGACGACGGGTCTCGCGGCCAAGTTCAGCTATGCCCAGACTGCCGCGATGGCGCTGATAGGCCATGCCACTGGCGCTATTTCAAATTTTACGGACGAGATCACCAAAGAACCGCAAGTGGTTGATCTTAGGTCCAAAATAAAGGTCAGCGAAGAAGACCGTCTGAGCGAGACCCAAACAGAGATTTCCGTCAGCCTGGTCGGCGGCGGCATGCGGCGGCTGCGCCATGATCTGATGGCGCCGATGTCCTTTGAGGACCGCAGCGCGAAGCTGCAACGAAAAACCGCGGACCTGCTCGGGCAGGACCGCGGCGCTTCTTTGTGGGAGGCGGCGCAGGGCGATGACCTGCGCGCGCTCAGTGATCAACTTGTGATGTCGTAG
- a CDS encoding ammonium transporter, whose protein sequence is MNAADSAWIMTATALVLFMTLPGLALFYGGLVRSRNVLSVFMHCYAIACLMSVLWFFVGYSIAFGPGESGLWGGLAKVGLAGITADSLSGTLPEILFFAFQMTFAIITPALIVGAYVERIGFGFMLLFSALWMLICYAPVVHWVWGGGMLADGGIFGETGVKDFAGGIVVHETAGLAALILAVVLGPRKNQTTPPHNPGMVMIGAAMLWVGWFGFNGGSQLAADGGAAMAITVTHISAATASLSWALWERIKFGKASLVGIVTGTIAGLASITPASGFVGPWAALLIGAVAGILCQEAVVLIRNRVKIDDTLDVFAVHGVGGIFGTIMIAALGAGSWAAQLGSLVIVGVFTTVVTLVLIYVCKAVLPIRVDLETETNGLDLSVHGERAYDITS, encoded by the coding sequence ATGAACGCCGCTGATTCTGCGTGGATCATGACCGCCACCGCCCTCGTTTTGTTTATGACCCTGCCGGGGCTGGCCCTGTTTTATGGCGGGCTTGTCCGATCCCGCAATGTGCTAAGCGTGTTTATGCATTGTTATGCCATTGCCTGTCTGATGTCGGTGCTTTGGTTTTTTGTCGGCTATTCCATTGCCTTTGGCCCGGGTGAAAGCGGGCTTTGGGGCGGTCTGGCCAAGGTGGGTCTGGCCGGTATCACCGCAGACAGCCTTTCTGGCACCCTGCCCGAGATCTTGTTCTTTGCCTTTCAGATGACCTTTGCCATCATCACACCGGCGCTGATTGTGGGCGCCTATGTCGAACGTATCGGTTTTGGCTTTATGCTTTTGTTTTCCGCGCTTTGGATGCTGATCTGCTATGCGCCTGTGGTGCATTGGGTATGGGGCGGCGGCATGCTGGCCGATGGCGGCATCTTTGGCGAGACCGGGGTCAAGGACTTTGCTGGCGGGATTGTGGTTCATGAAACCGCAGGTCTGGCCGCATTGATCCTTGCCGTGGTGCTGGGGCCACGGAAAAACCAGACAACACCGCCGCACAATCCTGGCATGGTGATGATTGGCGCGGCGATGCTTTGGGTCGGGTGGTTCGGTTTCAACGGTGGTTCGCAACTGGCCGCAGATGGCGGCGCGGCGATGGCGATCACAGTCACGCATATCTCCGCGGCAACGGCCTCCCTGTCCTGGGCGCTGTGGGAGCGGATCAAGTTCGGCAAAGCCTCCTTGGTCGGCATTGTCACAGGCACCATCGCGGGCCTTGCCTCAATCACACCGGCGTCCGGGTTTGTCGGGCCATGGGCGGCGCTGCTGATCGGTGCAGTGGCCGGGATTCTATGCCAAGAAGCAGTTGTCCTGATCCGCAACCGCGTGAAAATTGACGACACATTGGATGTCTTTGCCGTGCACGGCGTTGGCGGGATCTTTGGGACGATCATGATTGCTGCCTTGGGGGCGGGCTCTTGGGCGGCGCAGCTGGGATCTCTGGTGATTGTCGGGGTGTTCACCACAGTTGTGACGCTGGTGCTGATCTATGTCTGCAAGGCGGTCCTGCCGATCCGTGTTGACTTGGAAACTGAAACCAATGGTCTGGATCTCAGTGTTCATGGCGAACGCGCCTACGACATCACAAGTTGA
- a CDS encoding CinA family protein — MSIAAELLVLSSKKQVMLSCAESCTGGMVAAALTDLPGSSAMFDRGFVTYTNQAKMDLLGVPEQVLADFGAVSEPVAAAMAEGALNGSEAALAVSITGIAGPGGSEHKPEGRVCFGVAHQGGTRTQTVEFGALGRHAVRMAARDHALALFLEELQKLPE; from the coding sequence ATGAGTATCGCCGCTGAACTCCTTGTATTATCATCAAAAAAGCAGGTCATGCTCAGCTGCGCAGAAAGCTGTACGGGGGGCATGGTCGCGGCCGCGCTAACCGATCTGCCGGGGTCATCGGCGATGTTTGACCGGGGCTTTGTCACCTATACCAATCAAGCCAAAATGGATCTGCTGGGTGTGCCGGAACAGGTGCTGGCTGATTTTGGAGCGGTCTCCGAACCCGTGGCCGCCGCCATGGCAGAGGGCGCGTTAAACGGCTCTGAGGCTGCGCTGGCGGTGTCAATCACCGGCATTGCCGGCCCTGGTGGATCAGAGCACAAGCCAGAAGGCCGTGTGTGTTTTGGCGTGGCGCATCAGGGTGGCACCCGGACCCAAACCGTTGAATTCGGCGCCCTTGGCCGTCATGCCGTAAGGATGGCTGCACGGGATCATGCCTTGGCGCTATTTCTTGAAGAACTTCAAAAACTGCCCGAATAA
- a CDS encoding phosphatidylglycerophosphatase A family protein produces MTLAKLIGTFMGVGYIRPAPGTWGSLAALPYGWLLHVIGGLPLLLIGIAVGFLKGWWATAQMTKGSDDHDPSEIVVDEVIGQWIALIPLSYAAGSLGISILNMWPGWIAAFALFRLFDITKPWIIGWADRRGDALGVMLDDVIAGVFAAIGVMVLAALFHGVM; encoded by the coding sequence ATGACACTTGCAAAACTGATTGGCACATTCATGGGGGTCGGATACATCCGCCCTGCCCCCGGCACATGGGGATCGCTGGCCGCACTGCCCTATGGTTGGCTTTTGCACGTTATTGGCGGCTTGCCCTTGCTGCTGATCGGGATCGCCGTTGGCTTTCTCAAGGGGTGGTGGGCCACGGCGCAGATGACCAAGGGCAGCGATGATCATGACCCTTCCGAGATTGTCGTGGACGAGGTCATCGGCCAATGGATCGCGCTGATCCCGCTGAGCTACGCGGCGGGCTCTTTGGGGATCAGCATTCTGAACATGTGGCCGGGCTGGATTGCAGCCTTTGCGCTGTTCCGGCTGTTTGATATCACCAAGCCTTGGATCATCGGCTGGGCGGACCGGCGCGGTGATGCCTTAGGGGTGATGCTGGATGATGTGATCGCGGGCGTTTTCGCGGCCATCGGTGTGATGGTGCTGGCGGCTCTGTTTCATGGCGTGATGTAA